The following are from one region of the Nymphaea colorata isolate Beijing-Zhang1983 chromosome 7, ASM883128v2, whole genome shotgun sequence genome:
- the LOC116257862 gene encoding protein NEN4 encodes MKRGTSQEQNMALGGSPCRERSSELVFLDVETTMPVRKEKRFRMLEFGAIVVCPRKLVEKRSYSTLIRPGDLSMVPESSSRSDGITREAVAAAPKFEEVAATIYGILHGKVWVGHNILRFDSARIREAFAEIGHAAPKPAGMIDSLDILMNKFGPRAGNMKMASLAAYFGLGKQKHRSLDDARMNLQVIRCCATILFLESSLPSLLSARDTGSPSASTRSRTREKPSADGTNKKTTPPLRVRQSLMCRTIARPSLRHLLRHAMVR; translated from the exons ATGAAGAGGGGAACAAGCCAAGAGCAGAATATGGCTTTGGGGGGTAGCCCATGCAGGGAGAGGAGCTCAGAGCTTGTGTTCCTGGACGTGGAGACGACGATGCCGgtgaggaaggagaagaggttCAGGATGCTGGAGTTCGGTGCTATCGTGGTGTGCCCGAGGAAGCTTGTAGAGAAGCGGAGCTACTCCACGCTCATAAGGCCTGGTGACCTCTCCATGGTGCCTGAAAGCTCCAGCAGGTCGGACGGCATTACCAGGGAAGCCGTTGCCGCTGCTCCTAAATTCGAAGAAGTTGCGGCCACCATTTACGGGATCTTACATG GAAAAGTGTGGGTGGGTCATAATATTTTAAGATTTGATTCTGCACGCATTCGAGAAGCATTTGCAGAGATCGGGCATGCCGCCCCCAAGCCGGCCGGCATGATTGATTCCCTGGACATCCTGATGAACAAGTTTGGACCAAGAGCAGGGAACATGAAG ATGGCTTCATTGGCAGCATACTTTGGGCTTGGGAAGCAGAAACaccg AAGCTTGGACGATGCAAGGATGAATCTGCAAGTTATCAGATGTTGTGCGACCATATTGTTCTtg GAATCCAGCCTTCCAAGCTTGCTATCTGCAAGAGACACTGGCTCTCCGAGTGCCTCAACTAGAAGCCGAACCAGAGAGAAGCCATCTGCTGATGGTACGAACAAGAAGACCACCCCTCCTTTG AGAGTGAGGCAGTCGCTCATGTGTCGAACAATTGCGAGGCCGAGTCTAAGACATCTGCTTAGACATGCAATGGTAAGGTGA